In Acipenser ruthenus unplaced genomic scaffold, fAciRut3.2 maternal haplotype, whole genome shotgun sequence, the genomic window CTGGTTCGATGTACAATACAAAGTGCAGCATTGCTGAAAGTGTGCAGGATTATTCCCTTCTTAGAGCAGCTCAATCGTTGAACTGACAGGTACATATGGATTCATATTTCTTGGTAATATTTACTTTGTCAGTCAGTTTCAAGTGTAAtatatttcagaaaggagacagccaccaatggaatgaaatgaatgatttattgaacTGACAGACAGACCTGCCTGTAAATGATTagggccaccttccccctggaCAAGACACGGTGCAAGGTGAAGGcaggggaggaggggaccaaacaaacactgaacgatgagggaggaggggaccaaacaaacactgaacgatgagggaggaggagaccaaacaaacactgaacgatgagggaggaggggaccaaacaaacactgaacgatgagggaggaggggaccaaacaaacactgaaccatgagggaggaggggaccaaacaaacactgaacgatgagggaggaggggaccaaacaaacactgaacgatgagggaggcggggaccaaacaaacactgaacgatgagggaggaggggatcagacaaacactgaacgatgtgggaggaggggaccaaacaaacactgaacgatgagggaggaggggaccaaacaaacactgattgATGATGGAGGaggagaccaaacaaacactgaacgatgagggactAGATGAAAGACGGTATTTATATAGTTCCATGATTACATTTTTGATGAGGGGGGCGGTTTCTCCagcaccttatgtaaacagttgtagcaacacatgggaacatgtaacacaataaaataaaaaggtccttatgaaccctttaaCAAAATAACCGACGCAAGGGCCAGAACAAAAAGTCTACAAAAACACTACGGAGACgcaaacaaacacagacatgGATGTAAATAGAACACAACACGGAACACGGAACAAGGAATATAGAACACAGAACACGCACCTCCACCTCtaacaccaacatcaatcctatcCTTACTAACTAACAactgtgatcaccctatttatacatcTGTGGCTCCAGGCACATTCCCAgttgtttttgcagggaggattttaactccctccctgccactcaatatccccccccccacacacaccaatACTCCGCCCTCCCGGCTATCtcccccgcccccacccccccacacacccacacatgcCTGGCAGGGCTTTTGCATTTCCACACTGCCACACAAGTATACAATTGTAGACAAATGCACTGAATCTAAAATACCCAGATCAGTAGTTTTGTAATAGCTGCTAAAGGCTCAATTAATAGAGtatagcaccaacccccctttctctttccttactgaggataccgtAAAGCAGTCACTTTCACTCAAACACTTGTGTTGTTTTCCAGGGAAATGAAGATGAGATTCCTGGGGAGGACCTGTCTCATTGTCTTGAGTTTGCTACCAGCTGTTTCTACACAGAGAGGTGAGAGGGACTGTAGAAATGAAACTGATGAAGAGACACACCACTAATGCTACCCTGAAGATCTTTCAACAGGAAAGATTCACTGAGATGCAAAATCACAAGTTCAGAGATGTCCTGTTTTTATAGGAAGGGAATTGTAGTTCAATTTGCCTGTTCAGTCACCTCTTATTAACAGTGCACTGGGGCTTTGGTTGAGTTCCGGACCAGTAGGTCTAATGCACCAGCgttcatagctggatgtttagtgtagaaggcccaggatcactagttctaactgtgatacacaggcaggctgctgctACGCTGGTGACACTGAAGTGATTGTGATGAAATGTAAATGAGATCCTTTTTATTCTCATGATGTTTTTCACCTGCAAAGCTGCTATGATTTCTATATAAACCCATATGAGGCAGTCCGTGTTTAAGATGCAGTTCAGAAGTGTGACTTTGTGCTTGATATTGTCACAGTTTAACATGGAAAGTGACTAAGCAATCAGAGTGCATCTTTTACGACTGCCTGTATATTTGTTTCAGTCTTTATAGCTCTATTACACTATAAAGTGGGGTGTGTTTAGCAGTGCTGGTTCGATGTACAGTACAAAGTGCAGCATTGCTGAAAGTGTGCAGGATTATTCCCTTCTTAGAGCAGCTCAATCTTTGAACAGACAGCTAAATATGGATTCATGTTTTTTGGTATTATTTACGTTATGTCAGTCAGTTTCATGTGTAAtatatttcagaaaggagacagccaccaatggaatgaaatgaatgatttattgaacTGACAGACAGACCTGCCTGTAAATGATTACgttgttatttgaatttggtCCATGGTCTTGCCCATTGGAGCTCGCTAGCCACCCCTGTGCTGGCAAAACTATAATCCATTAAATATATGAGTTAGATTAAACTAAttccagcgggcaggacaagcaGCACCCGAGGCCACCTTCCCCCTGGACAAGACACGGTGCAAGGTGAAGGcaggggaggaggggaccaaacaaacactgaacgatgagggaggaggggaccaaacaaacactgaacgatgagggaggaggggaacaaacaaacactgaatgatgaaggaggaggggaccaaacaaacactgaacaatgagggaggaggggaccagacaaacactgaacgatgagggaggaggggaccaaacaaacactgaacgatgaaggaggaggggaccaaacaaacactgaatgatgagggaggaggggaccaaacaaacactgaacgatgagggaggaggggaccaaacaaacactgaacgatgagggaggaggggaccagacaaacactgaacgatgagggaggaggggaccaaacaaacactgaacgatgagggaggaggggaccaaacaaacactgaacgatgagggaggaggagaccaaacaaacactgaacgatgagggaggaggggcccaaacaaacactgaacgatgagggaggaggggaccagacaaacactgaacgatgagggaggaggggaccaaacaaacactgaacgatgagggaggaggggaccaaacaaacactgaaccatgagggaggaggggaccaaacaaacactgaacgatgagggaggaggggaccaaacaaacactgaacgatgagggaggaggggaccaaacaaacactgaacgatgagggaggaggggaccagacaaacactgaacgatgtgggaggaggggaccaaacaaacactgaacgatgagggaggaggggaccagacaaacactgaacgatgagggaggaggggaccaaacaaacactgatcgATGAAGGAGGaggagaccaaacaaacactgaacgatgagggactAGATGAAAGAGGGTATTTATATAGTTCCATGATTACATATTTGATGAGGGGGCGGTTTCTCCagcaccttatgtaaacagttgtagcaacacatgggaacatgtaacacaataaaataaaaaggtccttatgaaccctttaaCAAAATAACCGACGCAAGGGCCAGAACAAAAAGTCTACAAAAACACTTACGGAGACgcaaacaaacacagacatgGATGTAAATAGAACACAACACGGAACATGGAACAAGGAATATAGAACACAGAACACGCACCTCCACCTCtaacaccaacatcaatcctatcCTTACtaactaacacctgtgatcaccctatttatacacctgtggctccAGGCACATTCCCAgttgtttttgcagggaggattttaactccctccctgccactcaatatccccccccacacacaccaatACTCCGCCCTCCCGGCTATCtcccccgcccccaccccccacacacccacacatgcCTGGCAGGGCTTTTGCATTTCCACACTGCCACACAAGTATACAATTGTAGACAAATGCACTGAATCTAAAATACCCAGATCAGTAGTTTTGTAATAGCTGCCAAAGGCTCAATTAATAGAGAAGATACACACCTCTACAGCACCAATATCATGTATATAAATATTCACAATTAATTGGCGAGGCAGTTCTCATATAATATCACAGCAATCATATAGACCACATATCTAAATGGTATTTTAGTAAACTACTTGGTTAAGGTCAGTAACACAAACAGTAACAGATAAATCATCAAACAAGATCTACAGTTTACCAGcaaacatctatcccagtgtagaaccaacccccctttctctttccttactgaggataccataacatatatcccagtgtagcaccaacccccctttctctttccttactgaggataccataacatctatcccagtgtagcaccaacccccctttctctttccttactgaggataccataagatctatcccagtgtagcaccaacccccctttctctatcCATACTGAGGacaccataacatctatcccagtgtagcaccaacccccctttctctatccatactgaggataccataacatctatcccagtgtagcaccaacccccctttctctatcCATACTGAGGacaccataacatctatcccagtgtagcaccaacccccctttctctatccttactgaggataccataacatctatcccagtgtagcaccaacccccctttctctttccttactgaggatatcGTAAAGCAGTCACTGTCACTCAAACACTTGTGTTGTTTTCCAGGGAAATGAAGATGAGATTCCTGGGGAGGACCTGTCTCATTGTCTTGAGTTTGCTACCAGCTGTTTCTACACAGAGAGGTGAGGGACTGTAGAAATGAAACTGATGAAGAGACACACCACTAATGCTAACCTGAAAATATTTCAACAGGACAGATTCATTGAGATGCAAGATCACAAGTTCAGAGATGTCCTGTTTTTATAGGAAGGGGAATTGTAGTTCAATTAGCCAGTTCAGTCACCTCTTACTAACAGTGCACTGGTTCTTTGGTAGaggtcccagggtcacagcttatagctcatatctcatagctggatgtttagtgtagaagtcccagggtcacagcttatagctcatatctcatagctggatgtttagtgtagaagtcccatggtcacagcttatagctcatatctcatagctggatgtttagtgtagcgCTCCCAGgctcacagcttatagctcatatctcatagctggatgtttagtgtagaagtcccagggtcacagcttatagctcatatctcatagctggatgtttagtgtagaagtcccagggtcacagcttatagctcatatctcatagctggatgtttagtgtagaagtcccatggtcacagcttatagctcatatctcatagctggatgtttagtgtagaagtcccagggtcacagcttatagctcatatctcatagctggatgtttagtgtagaagtcccagggtcacagcttatagctcatatctcatagcgggatgtttagtgtagaagtcccatggtcacagcttatagctcatatctcatagctggatgtttagtgtagagctcccaggatcacagcttatagctcatatctcatagctggatgtttagtgtagagctcccaggatcacagcttatagctcatatctcatagctggatatttagtgtagaagtcccagggtcacagcttatagctcatatctcatagctggatgtttagtgtagaagtcccagggtcacagcttatagctcatatctcatagctggatgtttagtgtagagctcccaggatcacagcttatagctcatatctcatagctggatgtttagtgtagagctcccagggtcacagcttatagctcatatctcatagctggatgtttagtgtagaagtcccagggtcacagcttatagctcatatctcatagctggatgtttagtgtagaagtcccagggtcacagcttatagctcatatctcatagctggatgtttagtgtagaagtcccagggtcacagcttatagctcatatctcatagctggatgtttagtgtagaagtcccttggtcacagcttatagctcatatctcatagctggatgtttagtgtagaagtcccagggtcacagcttatagctcatatctcatagctggatgtttagtgtagaagtcccaggctcacagcttatagctcatatctcatagctggatgtttagtgtagaagtccccgGGTCACAGCTTAttgctcatatctcatagctggatgtttagtgtagagctcccagggtcacagcttatagctcatatctcatagctggatgtttagtgtagaagtcccagggtcacagcttatagctcatatctcatagctggatgtttagtgtaaaAGTCCCaaggtcacagcttatagctcatatctcatagctgggtgtttagtgtagaagtcccagggtcacagcttatagctcatatctcatagctggatgtttagtgtagaagtcccagggtcacagcttatagctcatatctcatagctggatgtttagtgtagaagtcccagggtcacagcttatagctcatatctcatagctggatgtttagtgtagaagtcccagggtcacagcttatagctcatatctcatagctgttTGCTGCTTCTTCTTCTACTAGGGTACTGTTTGAGTAAATGCTTGTTTGTTTCTAAttgccagtgttttgtttttcagatggcAGCTCTGTtgttggctctgatcagcccCTCATCACCTCTCCTGGTGAAGATGTCGTCCTGCCCTGTCACATCACCCCCAGTCTCGGTGCTGTGGACATGGAAGTCAGGTGGTACAGAGAGAACTTCAAGATCCCAGTTCATTTATATGAAGATCGAAGGGATCGCACAGATGTTCAGGACAGTGACTATCGGGGCCGCACTGCTCTCTCTAGATTGGGGCTGGAGGATGGCATTCTCTCTCTGAACCTGAGAAACCTCCGTCCCTCTGATAGCGGGGTCTATTCCTGCTTTGCCACTGATGGAGTCTGGTATGGGCAAGGAAAGACTGAACTGATAGTCAGAGGTCAGTGCTGAATTGCAATGTGTTTTCATCTGAAATAACACATCCATATCCTGGAGACCTGGCTgctgtgtctatctgtgtgtgtctcactgtctctattccctgacagtctatctgtgtgtgtgtctcactgtctctattccctgacagtctatctgtgtgtgtctcactgtctctattccctgacagtctatctgtgtgtgtgtctcactgtctctattccctgacagtctatctgtgtgtgtctcactgtatctattccctgacagtctatctgtgtgtgtctcactgtatctgttccctgacagtctatctgtatctaatgaaatcgaatattccatgaaattaaaaacgtgtcttgttatattaacttactgtcaagaacgtaatctgtgttgttgcttctaaaagctattgagaatatgcgtctgtgaacaaatacagggtGATGctgcagagatcaagagtaacctgcttttattaatttattttatacatattattttgtttaaaatcagtCCCAACTGCAGCTGTCTGTCTCGAGTGAatctaataatatttaacattaccaCGCTGTCACGGGCCGCTGTTTCGgaaggtttgtttttgttgttgtttgtttctggttAAATACCAGAACGCAACCTGCTTGTCAGGCACGTGGCTCTCTACAGCATGAAGCAGATTGATTAGGCCTGTACATCATGTATGAAAGAGAGATTCTACATGTCTTGGTTGCGATGTGGGCAGTAAGTCagttaataataaatccacatccATGTATGAAATTTTctacatattcaagtatggagacgCAAACCGAAAATGATCAGCCGGAGAATGTGTCGCTGTGGAAAGTTCAGTTGCAGGAAAGGGAagctacctctaatgtactgtttggaaaaattatgctatagttgtattcactgaagataatgcaaatctaagaggctatgcaaagtcatgtaaagttttaatgacagcaaaaagtgaaatgcatctctgcagctTTGGCACACTGTCCAGGGACTGCTGCATTCACCAGAAGCTGGGCTACGTCATTCATAAACTTTAACctcaacagcaaattaaaaaaaatgagatagagacttatttccatgtgaataggccatggtgttaatgtagtttttttttctcctttggacagtggttttgtttttgtgggggtttagattttacacaaaacaaggtgAAGTGACGGCAGGAATGTGACAACtggagagtgctatatttaaatggcaatgtatttatcaaacatgtcttaaaacatcaggatttgtttgaatgagttttttataccatgctcGATAAAAAGAGGACTTACTGTCtcttaaactgttactgtgagggaagtttttttattattttttaaagcatttgtaCTCTAATGATCGATAACCGTCATTAGAATTTACATGATAATCGATGTCAAAGTCAGGGTTTGATTTATAACACTGAAAAGCGTTGTGCAGTTGTATTGGATTcttctctcatactggatatcaaaatactaATAGAATACACTGGATTTGTTTCTTAACACAAAGTCTTTCTAAATTCAAAGATTGTaataaaggaacaccagctctttcagtttgtcttccAAAAGAGAACGCCTCTGATTGAACAAGACAAGATTACACAGCGAGGTGCTGTGCTCAGCATCAgctgtatttgttactgcattgATGTATCTGAATTTCTGGAAGTGAATGTTTTCAGATTAGAGCTCTGGATCGCATCGGTGCCACCTTCGCAGTGTGCAAAGCAAAGAAAATCTTTTGCTGATGTATTTGCACCATGGGACCTTTGTCATtgcattttctggcaaaatcaattagggcagcagtgtggagtagtggttaggcctctggactcttgaccggagggtcgtgggttcaatccccagtggggggacactgctgttgtacctttgagcaaggtactttacctagattgctccattaaaaacccaactgtataaatgggtaattgtatgtaaaaataatgtataatgtgataccttgtaacaattgtaagtcgccctggataagggcgtctgctaagaaataaataataataaaatcgaTCCATGTTCCCTTTATATTGACTGTGATCCAACATTTTTTCCCTGTCCTTCTCTGTTAGTAgagatattatttaatattacgcgCCTATGCAGGGTGATACGTTTCATGCGTAAAATTACACGTGCGCGTAATTGCGTAATTCCCCGGTGTGTGTAATCTGTCTCTAAGGACTCTACACAAGGAGCACAGACCTGGCTGgagtgtctatctgtgtgtgtctcactgtctctcttccctgacagtctatctgtgtgtgtctcactgtctctattccctgacagtctgtctgtgtgtgtctcactgtctctattccctgacagctctggggacccagccctcaatctctatgGACTCTACACAAGGAGAGCAGACCCAGCTGGTGTGCAGATCAGAGGAGTGGAGTCCTGAACCTGAAGTGATCTGGAGAGACAGGATGGAAACGATGTGACATCACTGTCCAACACAACCGTGCAGAGTGACAGTCAGGGGTTCCTCAGTGTCAGCAGCTACATCAAAATCAAACAGCAGTCCAACGTGTTCTCCTGTCTGGTTAGAAGTAAAACACCCAAACCAGACTGGGAATCCAACTCCACATATCCAGTGAGTATCACATGTTTGTGGATTGAGCCTGACTGACACTGACCATAGATTACAGTCATCATGATGGAGCATcaacatctgaatcaaacacatgaactagtggaccagtcaatatctgaatcaaacacatgaactagtggaccagtcaatatctgaatcaaacacatgaactagcggaccagtcaatatctgaatcaaacacaagaACTAGtgggaccagtcaatatctgaatcaaacacaagaactagtggaccagtcaatatctgaatcaaataTATTGGGGGGGGAATGCTCAacatgagggggtgtggtcagtgttgggaggggtgtgtggaatggtCACTGTGatggggtgtggctcagtgttgggaggggtgtgtggaatgctcactatgaggggtgtggctcagtgttgggaggggtgtgtggaatgctcactatgaggggtgtggtcagtgttgggaggggtgtgtggaatgctcactatgagggggtgtggttcagtgttgggaggggtgtgtggaatgctcactatgaggggtgtggtcagtgttgggaggggtgtgtggaatgctcactatgagggttgggaggggtgtgtggaatgctcactatgagggggtgtggtcagtgttgggaggggtgtgtggaatgctcactatgaggggtgtggtcagtgttgggaggggtgtgtggaatgctcactatgaggggtgttgTCAGTGTttggaggggtgtgtggaatgttCACTATgagggtgtggttcagtgttgggaggggtgtgtggaatgctcactatgaggggtgtggtcagtgttgggaggggtgtgtggaatgctcactatgaggggtgtggtcagtgttgggaggggtgtgtggaatgctcactatgaggggtgtggtcagtgttgggaggggtgtgtggaatgctcactatgagggggtgtggtcagtgtagggaggggtgtgtggaatgctcactatgaggggtgtggctcagtgttgggaggggtgtgtggaatgctcactatgaggggtgtggtcagtgttgggaggggtgtgtggaatgctcactatgagggggtgaggtcagtgttgggaggggtgtgtggaatgctcactatgaggggggtggctcagtgttgggaggggtgtgtggaatgctcactatgaggggtgtggtcagtgttgggaggggtgtgtggaatgctcactatgaggggtggctcagtgttgggagggggtgtgtggaatgctcactatgaggggtgtggtcagtgttgggaggggtgtgtggaatgctcactatgagggttgggaggggtgtgtggaatgctcactatgagggggtgtggtcagtgttgggaggggtgtgtggaatgctcactatgagggggtgtggctcagtgttgggaggggtgtgtggaatgctcactatgagggggtgtggttcagtgttgggaggggtgtgtggaatgctcactatgaggggtgtggtcagtgttgggaggggtgtgtggaatgctcactatgagggttgtggttcagtgttgggaggggtgtgtggaatgctcactatgagggggtgtggttcagtgttgggaggggtgtgtggaatgctcactatgaggggtgtggtcagtgttgggaggggtgtgtggaatgctcactatgagggttgggaggggtgtgtggaatgctcactatgagggggtgtggtcagtgttgggaggggtgtgtggaatgctcactatgaggggtgtggtcagtgttgggaggggtgtgtggaatgctcactatgagggggtgttgTCAGTGTttggaggggtgtgtggaatgttcactatgaggggtgtggttcagtgttgggaggggtgtgtggaatgctcactatgaggggtgtggtcagtgttgggaggggtgtgtggaatgctcactatgaggggtgtggtcagtgttgggaggggtgtgtggaatgctcactatgaggggtgtggtcagtgttgggaggggtgtgtggaatgctcactatgagggggtgtggtcagtgtagggaggggtgtgtggaatgctcactatgaggggtgtggctcagtgttgggaggggtgtgtggaatgctcactatgaggggtgtggtcagtgttggg contains:
- the LOC117409872 gene encoding butyrophilin-like protein 2 isoform X2, with the translated sequence MKMRFLGRTCLIVLSLLPAVSTQRDGSSVVGSDQPLITSPGEDVVLPCHITPSLGAVDMEVRWYRENFKIPVHLYEDRRDRTDVQDSDYRGRTALSRLGLEDGILSLNLRNLRPSDSGVYSCFATDGVWYGQGKTELIVRALGTQPSISMDSTQGEQTQLVCRSEEWSPEPEVIWRDRMETM